Within the Acuticoccus sediminis genome, the region CGGCCGCTTCACCATCGAGCGCGCGCGGCTTCTGGACCTCTGCCTGCGGTCCGGACACGGTGCCCATCCGGACGCAGGGCTCGTCATCCTCGACCACGAGGGGCGCATCGTCTTCGCCCGCGGCGCACCGCAGTACCTGCCCGTCAACGGCGCGCGGCGGGACATCTCCCTCGGCCGCTACCTGATCGAGAGCGGGGAGCGGATGTCGATGTCCGACCTCTCCGCCGCGCTCGCCGACGAGCCGCGCCTCAAGAGCCTGGAGCAGGTGCAGCTCGACGGCCGCGTGCGGGGGTTCGCGCTGGAGTTCGCGCCGGGCCCGGCCGAGCGATCCCCCGTCCGCCGCGGCGCGCCCGCCGCGCCGGCCGATCCGATCGCCGGGCGCGAGCCGACCATCGTCGGCGCCAACGCCGTGCTGCTGGAGGCGCTCGCGCTGACGCGCCGGGTCGCCGCCTCGCGCGTGCCGATCCTCTTCGAGGGCGAGACCGGCGTCGGCAAGGAGCTCTTCGCGCGCCTCGCCTATTCCACGGCGAGCGCGGGGCCGACCGATCCCTACGTCGCGATGAACTGCGGCGCCGCGTCCAGCGGCACCTTCGGCGAGGAGCTCTTCGGCCGCGCCGAGGGGGAAGGGGGGCGGCCCGGCTGGCCGGGGCGGGTGGAACTCGCCGATGGCGGCGTCCTCTGCCTCGACGAGATCGGCGAGATGCCGCTCGAGCTGCAGCCCTCGCTCCTGCGCCTGCTGGAGGACAAGCTGACCGCCCGCGTCGGCGATCCCCGGCCGCGGCAGGTCGACATCATGGTGATCGCGCTCACGAACCGTTCGTTGCAGCAGGAGGTGGAGCTCGGCCGCTTCCGCCGCGACCTCTATTTCCGTATCAGCGCCGTCACCATCAAGATCCCGCCGCTGCGCGAGAGGCGCGACGACATCCCGCTCCTCCTCGAGCACTTCAACGCCCTCGTCGCCGCGCGCCACAAGACCGAGCCGCTCACCTTCACGGACGAGGCGCTCCACGTGATCCGCGCCTACGACTGGCCCGGCAACGTGCGCGAGCTGCGCAACATGGTGGAGCTGACGCACCTCGTCACCGATCGCCGCCGGATCGATCCGGTCGACCTGCCGGGCTGCATCACCAACTGGTCGTCACGCCCGTGCGAGACGTGCATCGTGCCCGGTGCGCAGACGGCGGCCGAGCAGCTCAAGCTCGCCGAGCGGCAGGTCATCCTCGACGCCCTGTCGTCCGAGGACGGGAACGTCAGCCGCGCGGCCACCGCGCTCGGCATGTCCCGCGCCACGCTCTACCGCAAGATGCGCACCCTCGGCATCCGCCGCTGGACCACCATGGGGTCCTGACCCGGCCAGCCTCCGGACAAGAAAAAGCCGCCGACCCGATGGGTGGCGGCAAGGTCGGACCGGCCGCCGGAGCGGCCGGCCGCTAGGGAGTCAGAGTTCGCCCTTGCCCATCCGGTCGGCGATGTGGCCTGCCTGGCGGATGGCGAGCGCCACGATGGTCAGCGTCGGGTTCTCCGCCGCGCCCGTGGTGAACTGGGAGCCGTCCGAGACGAAGAGGTTCTCGATGTCGTGGGTCTGGCCGAAGCGGTTGACCACGCCGTCGCTCGCCTTCTCGCTCATCCGGTTGGTGCCGAGGTTGTGCGTCGACGGGTAGGGCGGCACCCGGTACGTCGCCTTCGCCCCCACCGCCTCGTAGATGGCGACGCCCTGCTTGTAGGCGTGCTCGCGCATCGCGGTGTCGTTGGGGTGGTCGGTGAAGGTCACGACGGGGACGGCCATCCCGTACTCGTCCTTCTCGGTCGCGTGGAGCGTGATGCGGTTCTGCTCCTGCGGCATGTCCTCGCCCACGATCCACATGCCGGCCATGGTCTCGTAGGTTTCCATCTTGCGTGCGAAGTCGCGGCCCCACGCGCCGGGGTCGAGGAAGGCGGCCATGAAGGGCAGGCCGAGGGAGAGGGTCTCCAGCTCGTAACCGCCGGCGAAGCCGCGCGAGTCGTCGTGGTGCGCCTCGTCCTGGACGATGCCGGCCATGGTCGTGCCGCGCCACATCCGCACCGGCTCCGGCATCGCCGCGTACACCGAGCCCGTGGTGTGGCGCATGTAGTTGCGACCCACCTGGCCGGAGGAGTTGGCGAGCCCGTCCGGGAACATCGACGAGGCCGAGTTGAGGAGGAGACGCGGGCTCTCGATGGAATTGCCGGCGATCGCCACCACGCGCGCCTTCTGCTCGTGCTGGTTGCCGTCCTTGTCGGCGTAGAGGACGCCGGTCACCTTGCCGGAGGAATCGTGCAGCACCTGCAGCGCCTGCGACTGGGTCCGCAGCTCCAGATGACCCGTCTCCAGCGCCTTCGGGATCTCCGAATAGAGGGTCGACCACTTCGCCCCCATCTTGCAGCCCTGGAAGCAGAAGCCGAGCTGGTGGCAGGAGTTGCGGTCGTCGCGGATGCGCGAGTTGATCGCCATGCGGCCGGTATGGACCGTCTTGTAGCCGATCTTCGTCGCGCCGTTGTAGAGGACCTTGAAGTTGTTGTTGCCCGGCAGGCCCGGGATTCCGTTGGTCCGCGTGACGCCCAGCTTGTCCTCGGCCCGCGCGTAGAACGGCTCCATCTCGGCGAGGTCGATCGGCCAGTCGAGGAGGTTCGCCCCGTCGATCGCGCCGTAGCGTTCGCGGGTCTTGAACTCGTGCTCCTGGAACCGCAGCGACGCGCCGGCCCAGTGGGTCGTGGAGCCGCCGACGGTCTTGCAGATCCAGGCCGGCAGGTTGGGAAAGTCCGTCGCGACGCGCCAGCCGCCTTCGGCGAAGCGCTTGTCGAGCCAGGCGAGCTGGCCGAACGATTCCCACTCGTCGTTGACGTAGGTCTCGATCGACTGCTGCGCGCCGGCCTCCAGGAGCACGACGTCGACGCCGCGGAGCGTCAGCTCATGGGCGAGCGTGCCGCCGCCTGCGCCGGAACCGATGATGACGACGACGCTGTCGTCGGAGAGGTCATATGTGGCCATGGTCGTCCTCCCTCAGCCTTCCACCGGCGGACTCGCCTCGGCGGGCGGGTCCGGAAGCCATGAGAGGTCGTTGAAGCCGTGCTCGAGATAGCCGCCCTTCGGGTAGGACGGTCCCTCGTAGCCGAACTTCTCCCAGACCTCGGGCTGGTTGTAGAGCGCGACCACCGCCTTGCCGCGCACGGCCTGGAAGAAGGGCGTCGTCGCCATTCCCTCCAGCGCGGTGTACTTGGCGTCCTCGGTCGCGTCGGCGAAGGAGCCGCCCGCCGCCTGGTCGAGCGCGGCGACGCCGTCGCGCAGCAGTTCGAGCTGGGACTTGTCCGCGAATCCGGCCGCGTCCGTGTCGAGTGCCTTCACGACGGCCGCGTAGTGGACGTCACCGAGGAAGTCGTGCGGGTAGATGGCGCGCGTCATGACGAGCAGCGTCTCGGCCATCTCGGGATCGAGCGCGTCGTAGGAGATGGCCCACGCCTTGTCCGGCGCCACCAGCCAGGTGACGCCGGAGACGGCGACAGCGTAGGCGCCGACCGCCGTCAGGCTCGCCGTGATGAACCGGCGCCGATCCACCTGCAATCCAGGTGTTCGTGGCGCGTTGGGGGGAGATTCCCCCCTGGGCTCCGCGGGCGCGGAGCGCTCGATCAACCTCATCGACATTTCCTCCTGGGTGCGCCCGCATTGATTTTGTTGTGGCGGGCGGTCGGCGAGTTACTGGTAGCGGCCGGCGCGCTGGAGCACCTCGATCTGGTAACCGTCCGGGTCGGCGACGAAGAAGAAGCGGGCGATGACCTCGCCCCCCGGCGCGAAATCCACCATCTTGCGGGGCTCGAATCCCGCAGCGGTGAAGCGGGCGTGTTCCGCCGCCAGGTCGTCGACCGCGAAGGCCAGGTGGCCGTAGCCGTTGCCGAGGTCGTACGGCTCGCTCTGGCCCTTGTTGACGGTCAGCTCCAGCTCGAAGTCGTTTTCGGGATTCCTCAGGTAGATCAGCGTGAAGTTCTCGAAGTCGAGACGATCGGCGATCGTCAGTCCGAACGCCTTCTCGTAGAAGTCGAGAGACCTCTTCTCATCCAACACGCGGATCATCGAGTGAATCGCTTTGGCCAACGCAGCCCTCCATAGAACGCACCGCCACGTCGGGATCCGTCCGGCGCCGGAGCCTGGCGGGGACCGCAACGCGGCATGGAGATCAAGGGTATGGCCGTGCCGAACGAACGGGTAGTACTCTGATAACGCACCCGTTCGACTTTGATGTTAGGTCGCCGGGGCAGGCGCGCGCAGCCGCGCCTCACGCCGGCGCGCGGGGCGGCCGGCGGGGGTCTGTCAGGGGCGCGGTGCCGGGGTCAGGTCCGCTCGGTCTCCAGGACGCGCAGCGGAGTCGTCGACGTTCGGCTGAGGTGCACCAGGCACACGCACCGCAGCAGGGAGGAGAAGTTGCGGGCCTCGCCGTGGAGGTCGAGCACCTCGTCGTGCAGCTCGGTCAGGAAGCGGCTCAGCGAGAGGCCCTCCTTGTCCGCGAGACGCTCCAGAATGTCCCAGTAGACCGCTTCGAGGCGGATCGACGTGGAATGCCCATTCAGCCGAACGGACCGGGTTTGGCTCTCGTAGCTCTCCCGCGGTATTCCAGCGAAGACATTGCACATCGGCGTTCCTCCCCCTGATCCGGAAGGGTACTCAATGTGCGCCTGCCCGTCCATTCATCATCGAACTGGTATAAATCCAAGCAATCTCTCCGCAGGTTAGGCGCAAACACCCTGCGAAGACCGGGCGACAGGCCCCGAAAACCTTCCGGCGGCGCGAAGCCGCGCTCCGGCCGCGGGCACGCCGGCCGCGCGTCGGCGGGCCGGTCGGGGAGGGCTGGCGGCCAGCCGCTCGCGTCGTCAGCGGGGCCGTGCAGCAGGCGGGGAGGGGGACGATCACCCGATCCGGGCCGGCGGAGACCGATTAAGGGTTCACGCAGAAATCGTTCGGCCCCGAACGTCAATTGTTGCGGCAATCGTGCCCCTAGTGCCAGATGGTTCGACGCCGTCATCTTTGGTGGGCAGAAACGTTGACCAAAGATCCCGAACCCCTACTGATTTTCCATGGGCCCTTCTACAAGCGGATGTTAGATCAGCCTCGCACCGCCCGGGTCCGCCCTGTCGAGACCCCGCCCGGCACCGGGCCGAAGCCTGAGCCGCCCGCGGGGCCGCGCTCCCGGGCGGATGCGGCGCTGCGCGAGCTCGGCGACACCTCCCGCCGCACGGCCCGCTGGTTCTTCAACCTCGCCGCCAACGCCCTCAACATCGCCATCGCCGTCGGCATGGTCGCGATCGTCTACGTCGGGGTGCGCCAGCTGACGGCGACGCCCGTCGTCACGCCCCCGGTGCCCATCCCCGTGGTGGTCGCCGCCGTCACCGAAGTGCCCACCTTCACCGTCAGCGAACGCTTCGCCGGACGGATCGAGCCGCGGCGCCAGACCGCCATCGCGCCGGAGCGCGGTGGGCGCATCGCCGAGATCTTCGTGGACGAGGGCGACGAGGTTGCCGCCGATGCGCCGATCCTCCAGCTCGACACGCGCGCGCTTGAGGCCGAGCGCGACCGGATCAAGGCGCAGGTCGCCGGGATCGACGCGCAGACGGACCTCGCCCAGATCGTCTTCGACCGCACCGCACAGCTCAAGGACCGCCGGGTCGCCACCGTGCAGGCCTTCGACGAGGCGCGGATCCGCCTGCAGGAGCTCGCCGCCTCGAAGCGGGAGGTCGAGGCCGCGCTCGCGGCGGTGGAACTCGACATCGAGAAGAGCCTCATTGCGGCCCCCTTCGCCGGTCGTGTCACCGAGCGGACACTCGACGAGGGCGCGATCCTCGCCGCCGGGACGCCCGTGCTGACCGTCATCGAGACCGCCGCGCCGCGCCTTCAGGTCGGCCTCCCCGACGCCAGGGCGCGCGGGCTCGACACCGGCGACGCCGTGACCGTGCGCTACGGCGGGACCGACATGCCGGGCAAGGTCATCGCCGTCCGGCCGGACGTTCACGCCGCGACCCAGTCGGTGGTGACGTTCGTCGAGCTCTCCCCGCCGGACGGCGTCTCGCTCCGCTTCGGCGACACCGCCGACCTCGTCCTCGACAGCGCCATCAGGGGGCCGGGCTACGTGCTCCCGGTGAAGGCGCTCGCCGAGGGGCAGCGCGGCCTCTGGTCGGTCTATACCGTCGGCGCCGATGACGTCGTCGGCACCGAGGCGGTGGAGATCATCGCCGTCGCCGGCGGCTCGGCCTATGTGAAGGGCTCGCTGAAAACCGGCCAGACCGTCGTCGTCGAGGGGCGCCACCGCGTGGCCCCCGGCGAGGTCGTCGCACCGCGCGAGGCCGGCGCGCCCGACCGATGATCGACGCGTTCTACCGCATCCCGCGCCTCACCGTCCTGGCGATCATGGTCGTGATGGCGCTGGGCATCATCGCGGTGGAGCTGGTGGGACGGCAGGAGGATCCGGCCTTCCTCAAGGTCGTCGGCTTCGTCATGACCGAGCAGCCCGGCGCCGACGCGCAGCGGGTCGAGGCCGAGGTCACCGAGCCGATCGAACGGCGCATCTCGGAGATCGAGCAGGTCGACATCGTGCGCAGCGTCTCGCGCCCCGGCCTGTCGACGGTGATCGTCGAGCTGCGGTGGGACCTCGGCGAGGCGCAGATCGCCGATGCGTGGTCGAAGGTCCGCGACGCGATCAAGGAGCTGACGCCGCAGATGCCGTCCGACGCGTCCCCGCCGGTCTTCGACGACACGCGTTCGGGGGCGTACACGGGCATCAGCGCGCTGATGCCCGCCGACCCCTCCGTCCCCCTGTCGGTGACGACGCGCTACGCCGAAGCGCTGCGCGAGCGCCTTCAGAACGTGGCGGGCACCAAGCAGGTCCGCCTCTACGGCGACCCGGAGGAGGAGGTGCTCGTCGCCATCGACCCGGCCGAGCTCGCCAACTTCGGCTGGACGCCCAGCCAGGTCGCCGCCGCCATCGGCGCGGCCGACCCGCGG harbors:
- a CDS encoding sigma-54-dependent Fis family transcriptional regulator, which gives rise to MRHDAPRKSGVGAPSMPSTPLAVDVGKTMRAWEDFLSGSPARGGQHDVRAIIADSWRRSASNGVNSLGTDAPRFEAEDDIELRRDSSAHLREAAQIPFAQLGRLLADTEAMLVLTDRDGVILDTIGDPRTLDEGREIHLEVGGIWNERSAGTNGIGTALWAGEPVFVHAAEHFCAGIKNWTCAGAPIRDPIDRSVIGVVDLSGPTGIFRPHNTALVMAAAREIESALAGRFTIERARLLDLCLRSGHGAHPDAGLVILDHEGRIVFARGAPQYLPVNGARRDISLGRYLIESGERMSMSDLSAALADEPRLKSLEQVQLDGRVRGFALEFAPGPAERSPVRRGAPAAPADPIAGREPTIVGANAVLLEALALTRRVAASRVPILFEGETGVGKELFARLAYSTASAGPTDPYVAMNCGAASSGTFGEELFGRAEGEGGRPGWPGRVELADGGVLCLDEIGEMPLELQPSLLRLLEDKLTARVGDPRPRQVDIMVIALTNRSLQQEVELGRFRRDLYFRISAVTIKIPPLRERRDDIPLLLEHFNALVAARHKTEPLTFTDEALHVIRAYDWPGNVRELRNMVELTHLVTDRRRIDPVDLPGCITNWSSRPCETCIVPGAQTAAEQLKLAERQVILDALSSEDGNVSRAATALGMSRATLYRKMRTLGIRRWTTMGS
- a CDS encoding GMC family oxidoreductase → MATYDLSDDSVVVIIGSGAGGGTLAHELTLRGVDVVLLEAGAQQSIETYVNDEWESFGQLAWLDKRFAEGGWRVATDFPNLPAWICKTVGGSTTHWAGASLRFQEHEFKTRERYGAIDGANLLDWPIDLAEMEPFYARAEDKLGVTRTNGIPGLPGNNNFKVLYNGATKIGYKTVHTGRMAINSRIRDDRNSCHQLGFCFQGCKMGAKWSTLYSEIPKALETGHLELRTQSQALQVLHDSSGKVTGVLYADKDGNQHEQKARVVAIAGNSIESPRLLLNSASSMFPDGLANSSGQVGRNYMRHTTGSVYAAMPEPVRMWRGTTMAGIVQDEAHHDDSRGFAGGYELETLSLGLPFMAAFLDPGAWGRDFARKMETYETMAGMWIVGEDMPQEQNRITLHATEKDEYGMAVPVVTFTDHPNDTAMREHAYKQGVAIYEAVGAKATYRVPPYPSTHNLGTNRMSEKASDGVVNRFGQTHDIENLFVSDGSQFTTGAAENPTLTIVALAIRQAGHIADRMGKGEL
- a CDS encoding gluconate 2-dehydrogenase subunit 3 family protein, yielding MDRRRFITASLTAVGAYAVAVSGVTWLVAPDKAWAISYDALDPEMAETLLVMTRAIYPHDFLGDVHYAAVVKALDTDAAGFADKSQLELLRDGVAALDQAAGGSFADATEDAKYTALEGMATTPFFQAVRGKAVVALYNQPEVWEKFGYEGPSYPKGGYLEHGFNDLSWLPDPPAEASPPVEG
- a CDS encoding VOC family protein, with protein sequence MAKAIHSMIRVLDEKRSLDFYEKAFGLTIADRLDFENFTLIYLRNPENDFELELTVNKGQSEPYDLGNGYGHLAFAVDDLAAEHARFTAAGFEPRKMVDFAPGGEVIARFFFVADPDGYQIEVLQRAGRYQ
- a CDS encoding ribbon-helix-helix domain-containing protein; translated protein: MCNVFAGIPRESYESQTRSVRLNGHSTSIRLEAVYWDILERLADKEGLSLSRFLTELHDEVLDLHGEARNFSSLLRCVCLVHLSRTSTTPLRVLETERT
- a CDS encoding efflux RND transporter periplasmic adaptor subunit; amino-acid sequence: MLDQPRTARVRPVETPPGTGPKPEPPAGPRSRADAALRELGDTSRRTARWFFNLAANALNIAIAVGMVAIVYVGVRQLTATPVVTPPVPIPVVVAAVTEVPTFTVSERFAGRIEPRRQTAIAPERGGRIAEIFVDEGDEVAADAPILQLDTRALEAERDRIKAQVAGIDAQTDLAQIVFDRTAQLKDRRVATVQAFDEARIRLQELAASKREVEAALAAVELDIEKSLIAAPFAGRVTERTLDEGAILAAGTPVLTVIETAAPRLQVGLPDARARGLDTGDAVTVRYGGTDMPGKVIAVRPDVHAATQSVVTFVELSPPDGVSLRFGDTADLVLDSAIRGPGYVLPVKALAEGQRGLWSVYTVGADDVVGTEAVEIIAVAGGSAYVKGSLKTGQTVVVEGRHRVAPGEVVAPREAGAPDR